Proteins co-encoded in one Methanosarcinales archaeon Met12 genomic window:
- a CDS encoding AsnC family transcriptional regulator: protein MDEVDKAILNIIQVRFPLTRRPFDEVGRGLGISGEEAISRVKRLKTAGAIRHIGPIIDMKKLGGSSTLIAMNTPSERVDEVAAIINEYSEVSHNYLRPNKYNIWFTVSASSKERLDQILGEIKDKTGCECLNLPVVKMFKLGVQFDI from the coding sequence GTGGATGAGGTCGACAAAGCGATTCTGAATATCATTCAGGTAAGATTTCCACTTACACGTCGGCCCTTCGACGAAGTGGGAAGAGGGCTGGGAATCAGTGGAGAAGAGGCGATTTCACGCGTCAAACGACTGAAAACGGCTGGAGCAATCAGGCACATAGGTCCAATCATCGACATGAAAAAATTGGGTGGCTCCAGTACCTTGATAGCGATGAACACGCCATCGGAGAGGGTGGACGAGGTGGCAGCCATAATCAACGAATATTCCGAAGTATCGCATAATTATTTGCGCCCAAACAAATACAATATATGGTTTACGGTTTCGGCATCCAGCAAAGAGCGGCTGGACCAAATACTCGGGGAGATAAAGGATAAAACTGGCTGCGAGTGCCTCAATCTGCCAGTGGTAAAGATGTTCAAACTCGGAGTTCAATTTGACATATGA
- a CDS encoding AsnC family transcriptional regulator, whose translation MDTIDRKLLKLTQDGIPLVPEPFVAIASSLGITEDEVLKRIQKLVDGGVIRRFAASIGHRAIGITANAMCAWKVPDKRADVAGKIIANFDEVTHCYERSCHPDWEYNVFAMIHGRTRKDCEETVKRISKAIAIYDYKVLFSEREFKKTGVRIE comes from the coding sequence ATGGATACTATAGATAGAAAGCTACTGAAGTTAACGCAAGACGGAATCCCGCTGGTTCCAGAGCCATTTGTCGCCATTGCCAGTTCATTAGGCATCACCGAGGATGAGGTGCTAAAAAGGATTCAAAAATTAGTAGATGGGGGCGTAATCCGCCGCTTTGCCGCCTCCATTGGTCACAGGGCAATCGGCATCACCGCAAACGCCATGTGCGCCTGGAAGGTGCCTGATAAACGGGCAGATGTAGCTGGAAAAATCATAGCGAACTTCGATGAGGTTACGCACTGCTATGAGCGCTCATGCCATCCTGACTGGGAGTACAACGTCTTTGCGATGATTCACGGCCGCACCAGGAAGGACTGCGAGGAAACGGTGAAACGAATCTCCAAGGCGATCGCCATATATGACTATAAAGTCCTATTTAGTGAACGGGAATTCAAAAAGACAGGTGTTAGAATTGAGTAA
- a CDS encoding bifunctional precorrin-2 dehydrogenase/sirohydrochlorin ferrochelatase has product MLPLIIDVENRKVVIFGGGAVGERKAELFRDADTYVASRDFAPGIQKLAEGGFIKLVKSDLNDIDIKSIIKDAFLVIPATDDLALNSRILKMAGERNILVNQVNAVGDVLIPSVIKKGDIIIGISTQGKSPAVSKFIRKKLEQIVTQKYADMVRLQDEIRELLKERITSQKIREKVIWEILNDEVIWDALETSYDKAYALSIAHIDSYSE; this is encoded by the coding sequence ATGCTCCCTTTAATCATCGATGTTGAAAATAGAAAGGTCGTCATATTTGGGGGTGGTGCGGTCGGCGAGCGGAAGGCAGAGTTATTCAGGGATGCAGACACATATGTGGCGAGCAGGGACTTTGCCCCAGGGATACAAAAGCTCGCAGAGGGTGGCTTCATCAAATTGGTCAAGAGCGATTTGAATGACATCGACATAAAATCCATCATCAAAGACGCGTTTTTGGTCATCCCGGCTACCGACGACCTGGCGTTGAACTCGAGGATCCTCAAGATGGCCGGAGAGCGCAACATCCTGGTGAACCAGGTTAACGCGGTTGGCGATGTGCTCATTCCCTCGGTGATCAAAAAAGGCGACATCATAATCGGCATATCTACGCAGGGAAAAAGCCCTGCGGTGTCGAAATTCATACGGAAGAAACTGGAGCAGATAGTCACACAGAAATATGCGGATATGGTCAGGCTTCAGGACGAAATCAGGGAACTTTTGAAAGAGCGGATTACAAGCCAGAAAATCAGAGAAAAAGTGATATGGGAAATACTGAATGATGAAGTTATCTGGGATGCGCTAGAGACGTCCTATGATAAAGCATATGCGCTGTCAATCGCCCATATAGATTCATATTCAGAGTGA
- the hemA gene encoding glutamyl-tRNA reductase: MAEITSMQATHKWASVEDLEKARYDDIGASLKELYSFDGIDECIIIQTCNRIETYIVSSDNGKHVLEEYVRYKGVPANLVRYYNNEQSLRHLFRLASGLESMVIGEDQILGQIKDAFDIARSLGITGNILNTTFGKAINVGKRSRTETDINRGSVSIGSAAVDLAEQILGTLDGKTIMVIGAGEMGALVAKALSQRKIRAIIISSRTHEHALELAKELDGKAVYFEDIMDYIPQSDVVISATAAPHIVIDRKMIEEAMDKQNNRKLLLIDIANPRDIETSVAEIPGVELHNIDSLKKIRDANIEKRKVEALKVEEIIEEELELLERQYKRKRADGVISSLYAQVENIRVQERKRAINRLRAIGGVDEYQLEVIDDLTKSLVNKILAHPTKTLRDGSEDGDDDFLRSIMKLFKIDGGD; this comes from the coding sequence ATGGCTGAAATAACAAGTATGCAGGCCACTCACAAGTGGGCAAGCGTAGAAGACCTTGAAAAAGCAAGGTATGATGATATAGGGGCGTCCCTCAAGGAACTGTACTCTTTTGATGGGATAGATGAGTGCATCATCATCCAGACCTGTAATCGAATCGAGACATATATCGTTTCCTCTGACAACGGCAAGCATGTGCTTGAGGAGTATGTTCGCTATAAGGGTGTGCCAGCAAATCTCGTTAGATATTATAACAACGAGCAATCACTTAGGCACCTGTTCAGGCTTGCTTCCGGCCTTGAATCCATGGTCATCGGCGAGGATCAGATTCTCGGGCAAATCAAGGATGCATTCGATATCGCGCGATCGCTTGGCATTACAGGCAACATACTCAACACGACGTTTGGCAAGGCTATCAACGTCGGCAAGAGAAGTAGGACCGAGACCGATATCAATAGGGGCTCGGTATCGATTGGCTCTGCTGCCGTGGACCTGGCAGAGCAAATACTTGGCACACTGGATGGCAAAACGATCATGGTAATTGGTGCGGGCGAGATGGGGGCGCTGGTTGCAAAGGCACTCTCGCAGAGGAAGATTCGTGCAATTATCATATCGAGCCGGACGCACGAGCATGCACTGGAGTTGGCAAAGGAGTTGGATGGAAAAGCAGTGTATTTTGAGGACATCATGGACTACATACCCCAATCAGACGTAGTGATAAGCGCTACGGCCGCTCCACATATAGTAATCGACAGAAAGATGATAGAGGAGGCAATGGATAAACAAAATAATAGAAAACTCCTCCTCATTGACATAGCAAATCCAAGAGACATAGAGACGTCCGTAGCCGAGATTCCAGGCGTCGAGTTGCACAACATCGACTCTTTGAAGAAAATAAGAGATGCAAACATAGAAAAACGGAAAGTCGAGGCTTTAAAAGTTGAAGAGATAATCGAGGAAGAGCTTGAGTTACTCGAAAGACAATACAAACGGAAAAGAGCAGATGGGGTCATCTCATCGTTATACGCCCAGGTCGAGAATATCAGGGTCCAAGAGCGGAAGAGGGCGATCAATAGGCTAAGGGCCATCGGGGGAGTAGATGAATATCAGCTCGAGGTCATAGACGACCTGACCAAATCGCTCGTCAACAAGATACTCGCCCACCCAACAAAAACCCTGAGAGATGGGAGCGAGGACGGGGATGACGATTTCCTGCGCTCGATTATGAAATTATTTAAGATAGATGGCGGGGATTGA
- the hemB gene encoding porphobilinogen synthase has translation MSLVSRMRRLRQPKIRDMVRETELTNNDLVYPMFISESDTKPVEIASMPGQFRYPLNMVADEARAVADLGIPAIILFGIPSHKDDVGTQAYAPDGVVQKAIRSIKDEVNDLIVITDVCLCEYITHGHCGIVEGGRILNDPTLEILAKTAVSHAHAGADIVAPSGMMDGMVGAIRSALDEEEFLDTIIMSYAVKYASAFYGPFREAADSGYAFGDRTTYQMDPANSDEALQEIQLDLAEGADIVMVKPALPYLDVIYRVKSEFGVPTSAYSVSGEYAMLKAASRHGWLDEEAVVMESLLSIKRAGADMIITYFAKDVAGWLMS, from the coding sequence ATGTCTCTTGTATCGAGAATGCGAAGACTACGGCAGCCCAAGATAAGGGATATGGTTCGAGAAACCGAACTTACGAATAATGATTTGGTTTATCCCATGTTCATCAGCGAGAGTGATACAAAACCTGTTGAAATCGCGTCCATGCCCGGACAGTTTCGATACCCGCTGAATATGGTTGCAGATGAGGCAAGAGCGGTGGCAGACCTTGGCATCCCCGCCATCATATTATTTGGAATACCATCGCATAAGGATGATGTAGGCACCCAGGCATATGCTCCAGATGGTGTCGTACAGAAAGCGATACGCTCCATCAAGGATGAGGTGAACGATCTGATCGTTATCACTGATGTATGCCTCTGCGAATATATTACTCATGGGCACTGCGGCATCGTCGAGGGCGGGCGCATTTTAAACGATCCAACGCTGGAGATTCTCGCCAAGACCGCAGTCAGTCATGCCCATGCAGGGGCGGACATCGTCGCTCCATCTGGAATGATGGATGGAATGGTCGGCGCCATACGAAGTGCGCTGGACGAAGAGGAGTTTCTGGATACGATTATAATGTCATATGCGGTGAAATATGCCTCTGCCTTCTATGGTCCTTTCAGGGAGGCTGCCGACTCTGGTTATGCATTTGGCGATAGAACGACCTACCAAATGGACCCTGCCAATTCTGATGAGGCGTTGCAGGAGATACAGCTCGACCTGGCAGAGGGTGCTGACATCGTCATGGTAAAGCCAGCACTGCCGTATCTGGACGTGATCTACAGGGTCAAATCCGAGTTCGGCGTGCCGACATCTGCGTATAGCGTCAGCGGAGAGTATGCGATGCTCAAAGCAGCGTCTCGACACGGATGGCTTGATGAAGAGGCAGTTGTCATGGAATCCTTATTGTCGATCAAGAGGGCGGGCGCTGATATGATCATTACCTATTTTGCCAAAGATGTTGCGGGGTGGCTAATGAGTTGA
- the hemL gene encoding glutamate-1-semialdehyde 2,1-aminomutase, protein METSKKLFDKAKALLPGGVSSPVRAIKPYPFYTKFAKGSKIYDVDGNGYIDYCMAYGPLILGHAHPAIKRAIVNQLDNGWLYGTPIEQEITLAKRITEYYPSIDMVRFVNTGTEATMGAIRAARGFTGKSGIIKIEGGFHGAHDAVLVKAGSGAATTGVPDSLGIPADFTKHTLQVPFNDIDAMADVMDAYDDIAAVIMEPVMGNVGPILPEKGYLREVRTLTEKNGIVLIFDEVITGFRLSMGGAQEYYGVTPDMTTLGKILGGGLPIGVIGGKKDIMENISPAGGVYQAGTFNGNPLSLTVGLVTMDILKQDNVHKEINRTGDSLRAQLEDVIADLHLDYSVTGIGSMFEVFFRTEVRNYQDAMKCDKVGYLDFFHRMLKSGIFLPPSQFETNFVSYAHTPDDIQKTIEAYRENLK, encoded by the coding sequence ATGGAGACATCGAAAAAACTCTTCGACAAGGCGAAAGCTCTTTTGCCAGGAGGCGTGAGCTCTCCAGTGAGAGCGATTAAGCCATACCCTTTTTATACGAAATTCGCGAAAGGCTCCAAAATATATGACGTGGATGGAAATGGGTACATCGATTACTGCATGGCATATGGTCCCTTGATCCTCGGTCATGCACATCCTGCCATCAAGAGGGCAATCGTGAATCAGTTGGATAATGGCTGGCTCTACGGCACTCCAATCGAGCAGGAAATAACATTGGCGAAGCGAATTACAGAATATTATCCGAGCATCGATATGGTCCGCTTCGTCAACACCGGCACTGAAGCGACCATGGGCGCCATACGTGCAGCGCGTGGCTTCACAGGTAAGAGCGGAATCATAAAAATCGAGGGCGGATTTCACGGTGCACACGATGCGGTTCTTGTGAAGGCTGGATCTGGTGCCGCTACGACGGGCGTGCCGGATTCACTTGGAATTCCAGCCGACTTCACGAAGCACACCTTACAGGTTCCCTTCAACGACATAGATGCGATGGCCGATGTGATGGATGCGTATGACGACATAGCCGCAGTCATAATGGAACCTGTGATGGGCAATGTAGGGCCGATTTTGCCGGAGAAGGGATATCTACGAGAGGTGCGGACACTGACGGAAAAAAATGGCATCGTGCTGATATTCGACGAGGTCATCACTGGTTTTAGATTATCGATGGGTGGCGCTCAAGAATATTATGGCGTCACGCCTGACATGACCACACTTGGCAAGATTCTTGGAGGGGGGCTTCCCATAGGCGTCATAGGCGGGAAAAAAGACATCATGGAAAACATATCGCCTGCCGGGGGAGTATATCAGGCCGGTACGTTCAACGGCAATCCATTATCGCTTACTGTGGGTCTGGTGACCATGGATATATTGAAGCAGGATAACGTCCACAAGGAGATAAATCGCACAGGAGATTCGCTCAGGGCGCAATTGGAGGATGTTATAGCCGATCTGCATCTCGACTACAGCGTTACTGGCATCGGCTCTATGTTCGAGGTATTTTTCAGGACAGAGGTGCGCAATTACCAGGATGCCATGAAGTGCGATAAGGTTGGCTATCTTGATTTTTTCCATCGAATGCTTAAAAGTGGCATATTCTTGCCGCCATCTCAATTCGAAACCAACTTTGTATCTTATGCCCACACACCAGACGATATTCAAAAAACAATAGAAGCATACAGGGAAAACTTAAAATGA
- the hemC gene encoding hydroxymethylbilane synthase, with protein MIIGSRGSALALAQVETVRSLLRKNGIETELKIIKTSGDVFTNRPLHEIGVGIFVREIDELMLKGEIDAAVHSMKDIPTERPAELSIGAVLHRDSPYDVLISDYGFDDLPCGAVIGTSSMRRRAQLLRLRPDLDIRGMRGNIDTRLRKLREGKYDGIVLAEAGLERLKLDIGAERLIITPSANQGTIAVVVKKGTDVERQVKLLDCGRSRIETEIERTILGILGGGCVAPIGILARFDDEIVVRAEVLSPGGERCISVERSTEVSNYKSAAVEIGNDLKNKGGAELIEEANKRIRG; from the coding sequence ATGATAATCGGTTCCAGAGGCAGTGCACTCGCACTGGCACAGGTAGAGACGGTGCGGTCGCTGTTACGAAAAAATGGCATTGAAACCGAGCTAAAAATCATCAAGACCAGCGGAGATGTATTTACAAATCGGCCGTTACACGAAATCGGCGTTGGCATCTTCGTCAGGGAGATCGACGAGCTGATGTTGAAGGGCGAGATTGATGCGGCGGTGCACAGCATGAAAGACATACCGACAGAACGTCCGGCAGAGCTAAGTATAGGGGCCGTTCTGCACAGGGATTCGCCCTATGATGTGTTGATTAGCGATTACGGGTTCGACGATTTGCCATGTGGCGCCGTGATAGGGACATCGAGCATGCGGCGGCGGGCACAATTGTTGAGATTAAGGCCCGACCTGGACATCAGGGGTATGCGAGGGAACATCGATACCAGACTGCGGAAGCTGCGGGAAGGAAAGTATGATGGAATTGTTCTTGCCGAGGCAGGGCTGGAGCGGCTGAAATTGGATATCGGTGCCGAGAGGCTTATTATCACTCCGTCTGCCAACCAGGGAACCATCGCCGTGGTCGTGAAAAAAGGCACGGATGTGGAGAGGCAGGTTAAATTATTGGATTGCGGGCGATCCAGGATCGAAACGGAAATAGAGCGGACGATTCTGGGGATTCTGGGTGGGGGCTGTGTCGCTCCCATCGGTATCCTGGCACGATTCGACGACGAAATTGTGGTCAGGGCGGAAGTTCTCTCTCCGGGGGGCGAGCGATGCATCTCTGTCGAGCGTTCAACAGAGGTCAGTAATTATAAATCCGCGGCAGTGGAAATTGGAAATGATTTAAAAAATAAAGGTGGGGCGGAATTAATTGAAGAAGCGAACAAAAGGATTCGAGGGTAG
- the cobA gene encoding uroporphyrinogen-III C-methyltransferase: MKKRTKGFEGRVFLVGAGPGDPELLTKKAERIIKEADVILYDQLIGSEIIKSFPAGAELIDVGKHAGLHKFEQDEITQMLIEHAREGKIVVRLKGGDPYLFGRGGEEAEALAAEGIGVEVVPGVTSAIAAPACAGIPVTHRECASMVTFITGHEDPTKEKSALDWNLLAKMSGTLVVLMGVKGIERNVNALLRRGKNPETPVALVERGTTDEQKVTIGVLRNIVQLAEAVGVKPPAVMVIGDVVRLHETLGRRK, encoded by the coding sequence TTGAAGAAGCGAACAAAAGGATTCGAGGGTAGAGTTTTTCTGGTCGGCGCGGGACCTGGCGATCCGGAATTGCTCACGAAAAAAGCAGAGCGCATCATCAAAGAAGCCGATGTGATACTGTATGATCAACTGATTGGGAGCGAAATCATCAAGTCGTTTCCTGCTGGAGCGGAGCTGATCGACGTCGGTAAGCACGCAGGTCTTCACAAGTTCGAGCAGGATGAGATTACCCAGATGCTCATCGAACACGCCAGAGAGGGGAAAATAGTCGTAAGGCTCAAGGGAGGAGATCCATACCTGTTTGGACGGGGCGGCGAAGAGGCAGAGGCACTGGCTGCCGAAGGAATAGGAGTAGAGGTCGTTCCAGGAGTCACATCAGCGATAGCCGCCCCTGCATGTGCAGGGATACCTGTTACGCACAGGGAATGTGCATCGATGGTGACGTTCATCACTGGACACGAAGACCCGACCAAGGAAAAATCGGCACTCGATTGGAATTTGCTTGCGAAAATGTCTGGGACGCTGGTCGTTTTAATGGGTGTGAAGGGCATCGAGCGCAATGTAAATGCGCTGTTGAGACGTGGCAAAAACCCAGAGACGCCAGTGGCTTTAGTTGAACGTGGAACGACAGATGAGCAGAAGGTCACCATCGGGGTGCTGCGCAACATCGTCCAGCTTGCAGAAGCAGTAGGTGTAAAACCGCCTGCAGTCATGGTCATCGGCGATGTCGTCAGGCTACACGAAACGCTTGGGAGAAGGAAATGA
- a CDS encoding uroporphyrinogen-III synthase has product MKTIAIMRPEQHLKKSIELAKSHEYKVIAAPMVEIKERDAPEFDVFAHRVLGGEVDYVIFTSVNGVRFTLKKVGRLSSICDITEFIDALNACKTVAVGPSTQRGMEKHGIRVDVVPGAYSSEGIISALAPYIRGKKVEIVRSSHGAPLLVDGLKKHGAIIHEVKVYDIVRPVGKCQRKLIEAALNDEIDVYAFTSAMSVKNFLKTAEDLGKKGELVEGMKHRTVAAIGNPTAEALRENGICVDVLPERFTFKCMLDALIRKTHGELKI; this is encoded by the coding sequence ATGAAGACGATCGCGATAATGCGCCCTGAACAACATTTAAAGAAGTCCATCGAACTGGCAAAATCCCATGAGTATAAGGTGATCGCCGCGCCAATGGTGGAAATTAAAGAAAGAGATGCTCCTGAGTTTGACGTGTTCGCCCATCGTGTTTTGGGTGGCGAAGTGGACTATGTGATATTCACCAGCGTCAATGGCGTTCGATTCACGCTGAAAAAGGTGGGCCGATTATCTTCCATCTGCGACATCACCGAATTCATCGATGCATTGAATGCCTGCAAAACGGTAGCGGTCGGACCCAGCACGCAGCGAGGGATGGAGAAACACGGCATACGTGTTGACGTGGTGCCGGGGGCATACAGCTCGGAAGGAATCATTAGCGCTTTGGCGCCGTATATCAGAGGTAAAAAAGTCGAGATTGTGCGAAGTTCGCATGGTGCGCCGTTGCTGGTCGATGGATTGAAGAAACATGGCGCCATAATACATGAGGTCAAAGTATATGATATCGTTCGGCCCGTTGGTAAATGCCAGAGAAAGCTGATAGAGGCCGCGTTGAATGATGAGATTGATGTATATGCCTTCACGAGCGCGATGAGCGTGAAAAATTTCTTGAAGACGGCGGAAGACTTAGGTAAGAAGGGCGAACTCGTAGAGGGCATGAAGCACAGAACTGTGGCAGCCATAGGAAACCCTACTGCAGAGGCTTTAAGGGAAAACGGCATTTGCGTGGATGTGCTTCCGGAGCGATTTACCTTCAAATGCATGCTGGATGCACTGATCAGAAAAACACATGGAGAATTAAAAATATGA
- a CDS encoding radical SAM protein produces MIIFSKILADRGTVWDAIRAKEMAAADAPDDLIRFSSEIKPVVMWNITQECNLRCKHCYSSASSGPHPDELTLKEGIKFIDELAELGIPMLIFTGGEPLASKNFFSFARHAKKKGVRTVISTNGTLITPEVARMMKEADIRYVGVSIDAADPEIHDEFRGVRGAWQMAMDGIRNAMDAGLRTGIRITIDKNNWNQVPALLDLAVEMGVPRFCLYHLVPTGRGENIAELDVTKAQRVEVLKHLYDKAIELKDRDIEILTTDSPMDGVYILERLKKEDPERLDDVRELLRMSGGCSIGNKVANIDYLGNVNPCHFVLHKTAGNIRERSFNELWNENPCKLLCELRRQKELLKGKCGICDYKDVCGGCRQKAWFFEGDFFEEDPTCIYNPETKRIEV; encoded by the coding sequence ATGATCATCTTTTCAAAAATATTGGCAGATAGGGGCACGGTATGGGACGCCATACGAGCGAAGGAGATGGCAGCGGCAGATGCACCAGATGACCTGATTAGGTTTTCTTCTGAAATCAAGCCCGTTGTGATGTGGAACATCACACAGGAGTGTAATTTGAGGTGCAAGCACTGCTATTCCAGCGCATCGTCGGGTCCACACCCAGATGAGCTGACATTGAAAGAAGGCATAAAGTTCATCGATGAACTTGCAGAGCTGGGTATCCCAATGTTGATATTTACAGGGGGCGAGCCGCTTGCCAGCAAGAACTTCTTCTCATTCGCCCGTCATGCGAAGAAGAAGGGAGTGCGCACCGTCATCTCCACGAACGGAACCCTGATCACGCCAGAGGTTGCACGGATGATGAAGGAGGCGGACATACGCTATGTGGGCGTCAGCATCGATGCCGCAGATCCAGAAATACATGATGAGTTCAGAGGAGTAAGGGGCGCATGGCAGATGGCGATGGATGGAATAAGGAATGCGATGGACGCGGGTTTGCGGACAGGCATCAGGATCACCATCGACAAGAATAATTGGAATCAGGTGCCTGCATTGCTTGATTTGGCAGTAGAAATGGGAGTTCCACGATTCTGCTTGTATCATCTGGTCCCCACTGGGAGGGGGGAGAACATCGCGGAATTGGATGTCACGAAAGCGCAGAGGGTCGAGGTGCTAAAGCATCTATATGATAAAGCCATCGAGCTGAAGGACAGGGATATCGAAATCCTCACGACGGATTCGCCGATGGATGGCGTTTACATCCTGGAGCGACTTAAAAAGGAGGACCCGGAGCGGCTGGATGATGTGCGAGAACTGCTGAGGATGTCCGGAGGATGCTCGATTGGAAATAAGGTCGCAAACATCGACTATCTGGGCAACGTCAATCCGTGTCATTTTGTCCTGCATAAGACCGCCGGAAACATACGGGAACGCTCGTTCAACGAGCTCTGGAACGAAAATCCATGCAAGTTGCTGTGCGAGTTGCGTAGACAAAAAGAGTTGTTGAAGGGTAAATGCGGCATCTGCGATTATAAGGACGTCTGTGGGGGCTGCAGGCAGAAGGCATGGTTCTTTGAGGGCGACTTCTTCGAGGAAGACCCAACGTGCATATATAATCCCGAAACGAAGAGGATTGAGGTGTAA
- a CDS encoding type II toxin-antitoxin system RelE/ParE family toxin, with protein sequence MTYTVIVPDEIERIVSKKLKNKELINRVYKKLKKLEKKPTVYGKPLRKPLAGIWEIYFEKRWRILFEIYEEQKIVLIVGFKHKDEM encoded by the coding sequence ATGACATACACAGTTATAGTTCCTGACGAAATTGAAAGAATAGTGAGTAAGAAACTCAAAAATAAGGAACTGATCAACAGAGTCTATAAAAAGCTCAAAAAGCTTGAGAAAAAACCAACCGTTTATGGCAAACCGCTAAGAAAACCACTCGCAGGAATCTGGGAGATTTATTTTGAGAAAAGATGGAGAATTCTATTTGAAATATATGAGGAGCAAAAAATTGTGCTCATCGTTGGTTTTAAGCACAAGGATGAGATGTAA
- a CDS encoding Hsp20/alpha crystallin family protein, protein MWDLEPFDEIRRMQRQLDGMFREIKPPTFAPTFGDKMSPFVDIVDADKEIVVTADIPGAQKEDISINVRGDIMEIVASRREEKEEKKKDYWRRERSYNQFYRSIQLPVSVDDKRAKASFKNGVLEVRLPKLEIEKKRGIPIE, encoded by the coding sequence ATGTGGGATTTGGAACCGTTTGATGAAATTAGGCGGATGCAGAGACAACTCGACGGGATGTTCAGAGAGATTAAACCACCGACCTTTGCACCAACCTTTGGGGATAAAATGTCTCCTTTTGTCGATATAGTAGATGCCGACAAAGAGATAGTGGTGACCGCAGACATTCCTGGCGCACAAAAAGAGGATATTTCGATCAACGTTAGGGGTGATATCATGGAGATCGTGGCATCCAGGCGGGAAGAAAAAGAGGAGAAAAAGAAGGACTACTGGAGGAGAGAGCGATCATATAATCAATTCTATCGGTCCATTCAACTTCCAGTAAGCGTCGATGATAAAAGGGCGAAGGCATCGTTCAAGAATGGTGTGCTGGAGGTCAGGCTTCCGAAGTTGGAGATAGAGAAGAAGAGGGGCATTCCGATCGAATAA